In a genomic window of Fibrobacter sp.:
- a CDS encoding glycosyl hydrolase 53 family protein, whose product MGNRKGCFEFRAACRLFGAAAFAVFASAFFVACDNGGGSAGYDFEIVGDSSADTSQPSVDASSDALASLPSSEALGPQSSAVEPPQSSSDVAEPESSNGNPAMESSSSLSSSSRAPQSSAVEPPRSSASEQLLDFEFYTGADISTVQEYERNRTKFYDVDGSEKDIFTLLKDHGFNAIRLKTFVDPKAKYGYAASGCGHEAEAYADKEHIVAYAQKIKAAGMAFLLDIHYSDNWADPGKQIIPERWRKVSSSDVLADSVYAYTLDLMKALKQVGAIPEMVQVGNETTPGILIHVPNSKTDCWGNGVDKASTAINGDMGTASGKANAAKYFKAGIKAVKEVSPSTKTVLHIERIRQSNTVTWWMTEIFKNQKVPADVMGFSAYTAYGDGAPDNWKSLFQSVTSSYPDLEFIVAEYNGGDSDNHYKFDGSRKRTNEMAKGMNRWIGTFFWEPTLGGAWGPALFDWKGSNLQANSKAFEEFPAQ is encoded by the coding sequence ATGGGAAACAGAAAGGGTTGTTTTGAGTTTCGGGCGGCTTGCCGTCTTTTTGGTGCTGCGGCTTTTGCCGTGTTTGCTTCCGCTTTTTTTGTAGCGTGTGATAACGGCGGTGGTTCCGCCGGATATGACTTCGAAATCGTGGGGGATTCATCCGCGGACACGTCTCAGCCCAGTGTTGATGCGTCGTCCGATGCGCTGGCCTCGCTTCCGTCTTCCGAGGCGCTCGGTCCGCAATCGTCCGCGGTGGAGCCTCCGCAATCCTCTTCGGATGTTGCTGAGCCCGAATCGTCTAACGGCAATCCCGCTATGGAATCATCCAGTTCGCTTTCTTCATCGTCTCGAGCCCCGCAATCGTCGGCTGTGGAACCTCCGCGTTCATCCGCTTCCGAACAGCTGCTCGACTTTGAATTCTATACCGGAGCGGATATTTCCACCGTGCAGGAATACGAACGCAACAGGACCAAGTTCTATGACGTGGACGGTTCCGAAAAAGACATCTTTACGCTTCTCAAGGATCATGGTTTCAATGCTATCCGCCTGAAGACGTTCGTTGATCCCAAGGCCAAGTACGGCTATGCCGCGTCGGGTTGCGGACACGAGGCTGAAGCCTATGCCGACAAGGAACATATCGTCGCCTATGCACAGAAAATCAAGGCCGCCGGCATGGCGTTCCTGCTTGATATTCATTACAGCGACAACTGGGCGGATCCGGGCAAGCAGATTATTCCGGAACGCTGGCGCAAGGTCAGCAGTTCCGACGTTCTCGCGGATTCCGTGTATGCCTATACCCTCGACTTGATGAAAGCCCTCAAGCAGGTGGGCGCGATTCCCGAGATGGTGCAGGTCGGCAACGAGACGACTCCGGGAATTTTGATTCACGTGCCGAACAGCAAGACGGACTGCTGGGGCAACGGGGTGGATAAGGCTTCCACCGCCATCAATGGCGACATGGGTACTGCGAGCGGCAAGGCGAACGCGGCCAAGTATTTCAAGGCGGGCATCAAGGCGGTCAAGGAAGTCTCGCCTTCGACCAAGACGGTGCTGCACATCGAGCGCATCCGCCAGTCCAATACGGTCACCTGGTGGATGACGGAAATCTTCAAGAACCAGAAGGTTCCTGCCGACGTGATGGGATTCTCCGCCTATACGGCGTATGGCGACGGCGCTCCTGACAACTGGAAATCGCTTTTCCAGTCCGTCACTTCTAGTTACCCGGATCTGGAGTTCATCGTCGCGGAATACAACGGTGGCGATTCCGATAACCATTACAAGTTCGACGGCTCTCGCAAGCGCACGAACGAGATGGCGAAGGGAATGAACCGTTGGATAGGCACGTTCTTCTGGGAACCGACGCTCGGTGGTGCGTGGGGCCCGGCGCTCTTTGATTGGAAGGGAAGCAACCTTCAGGCGAACAGCAAGGCCTTCGAGGAATTTCCTGCGCAATAA